Proteins found in one Arthrobacter sp. U41 genomic segment:
- a CDS encoding tyrosine-type recombinase/integrase has protein sequence MLVDPAVGLFRADERVFTAMLDGWRAQMLARGLTAQTIKQRCQLLERFQGFTGEFPWQWRPADVDDFLAGLRSGEKPISLKTLRSYSNAVAMFCSYLTHPGYGWGEFCERTFGDIPSQICFEWNTPRHTTDDAVPAQRRAFTKAELQRLFDYIDDLVDREYAAGSKRWLPLFRDSVAFKVCYAYGLRRREMTMLDLEDFGPNPHVTDYGRFGAIQVRFAKGTAGSGPRRRTVLTVPEFDWVVDQLRTWTSGGMRANFATADRSSALWPSERGARMSLGSFGDAFAAARDAVGLPKELGLHCLRHSYVTHLIEAGYDPAFVQTQVGHSYASTTGLYTSVSSDFKQKTVQQMIARRITTLEDPDA, from the coding sequence ATGCTGGTGGATCCGGCTGTTGGGCTGTTTCGAGCTGACGAGCGGGTTTTCACGGCCATGCTGGATGGCTGGCGGGCACAGATGCTGGCCCGTGGGCTCACGGCGCAGACCATCAAGCAGCGCTGTCAGCTGCTGGAACGGTTCCAGGGATTCACGGGTGAATTTCCGTGGCAATGGAGGCCGGCAGACGTTGATGATTTCCTGGCAGGACTGCGTTCCGGTGAGAAGCCGATCAGCCTGAAGACGCTGCGCTCGTACAGCAATGCCGTGGCGATGTTCTGCTCCTACCTGACGCATCCTGGCTATGGATGGGGTGAGTTCTGCGAACGCACTTTCGGCGATATTCCAAGCCAGATCTGCTTTGAATGGAACACGCCCAGGCACACGACCGATGACGCCGTCCCGGCACAGCGCCGGGCGTTCACCAAGGCGGAACTGCAAAGGCTTTTCGATTACATCGACGATCTCGTCGACCGTGAATACGCGGCCGGCAGCAAGCGCTGGCTGCCCCTGTTCCGTGATTCGGTGGCGTTCAAAGTCTGCTACGCCTATGGGCTTCGCCGGCGCGAGATGACCATGCTGGATCTGGAGGACTTCGGCCCGAATCCCCACGTCACCGACTATGGCCGCTTCGGTGCCATCCAGGTGCGGTTTGCCAAAGGCACGGCAGGTTCCGGGCCCAGGCGACGCACCGTTCTGACCGTGCCGGAGTTCGACTGGGTCGTGGATCAGCTGAGGACGTGGACATCCGGCGGGATGCGGGCGAATTTCGCAACAGCGGACCGGTCATCAGCTCTCTGGCCGAGCGAGCGGGGCGCCCGGATGTCTCTTGGTTCTTTCGGGGATGCCTTCGCAGCGGCACGGGACGCCGTTGGGTTGCCCAAGGAACTGGGGCTGCACTGCCTCAGGCATTCATATGTGACCCACCTGATCGAAGCCGGCTACGACCCGGCATTCGTGCAGACCCAGGTTGGTCACTCGTACGCCTCGACCACCGGCCTCTACACATCGGTATCGTCGGACTTCAAGCAGAAAACCGTGCAGCAGATGATCGCACGCCGCATCACGACCTTGGAGGACCCAGATGCCTGA
- a CDS encoding ABC transporter ATP-binding protein, translated as MSAANRTGPAAPAGGSGPGGGAGAPGAAPAVERIPRPRGGPGHGGPFAGMNVPAEKAMNFGPSARRLLGQLRPERLWLVLVLMLAVVSVAFSVIGPRLLGEGTNLIFAGVVSRDLPAGMSQEQLIAGLRAAGEDRQADMLSAMTLTPGTGIDFAALATVLLWALVLYVLASGFMWIQAYILNGVVQRTMFRLRERIEAKINRLPLRYFDTVQRGELLSRVTNDVDNISQSLQQSISQAVTSLLTVLGVLVMMFILSPTLALIALITVPLTLVTTTVIAKRSQKLFVAQWKHTGELNGQIEETYTGHALVKVFGRQREVEERFRQKNAELYEASFGAQFVSGLIMPAMTFIGNLVYVGIAVVGGLQVAAGAMQLGDVQAFIQYSRQFTQPLAQLGSMANLLQSGVASAERVFELLDTEEQSPDPAPGVAPAATRGRLVFENVSFAYSPEKPLITDLSLVAEPGQTVAIVGPTGAGKTTLVNLMMRFYELDAGRITLDGVDVTTMTRDELRSRMGMVLQDTWLFGGTIRDNIVYGRPAATEEEILEAAKATYVDRFVRSLPEGYDTVLDDEGSNVSAGEKQLLTIARAFLARPSVLILDEATSSVDTRTEVLVQKAMSALRSDRTSFVIAHRLSTIRDADLILVMEAGQIVEQGTHAELLAAGGAYAALYAAQFAAPVAEV; from the coding sequence ATGAGCGCCGCCAACCGCACCGGGCCGGCCGCGCCGGCCGGCGGATCGGGGCCCGGCGGGGGAGCCGGGGCACCCGGCGCCGCCCCCGCCGTCGAACGCATCCCCCGCCCGCGCGGCGGCCCCGGCCACGGCGGGCCGTTCGCCGGGATGAACGTGCCCGCGGAGAAGGCGATGAATTTCGGCCCCTCCGCCAGACGGCTGCTGGGCCAGCTCCGGCCCGAGCGGCTCTGGCTGGTGCTGGTCCTGATGCTCGCGGTGGTGAGTGTGGCGTTCTCGGTGATCGGGCCGCGGCTGCTGGGCGAGGGCACCAACCTGATCTTCGCCGGCGTCGTGTCCCGGGATCTGCCGGCCGGGATGAGCCAGGAGCAGCTGATCGCCGGGCTGCGCGCCGCGGGCGAGGACCGGCAGGCGGACATGCTCAGTGCCATGACGCTGACGCCGGGCACGGGGATCGACTTCGCCGCGCTGGCCACCGTGCTGCTGTGGGCGCTGGTGCTGTACGTGCTGGCCTCGGGCTTTATGTGGATCCAGGCGTATATCCTCAACGGCGTGGTGCAGCGCACCATGTTCCGGCTGCGCGAGCGGATCGAGGCCAAGATCAACCGGCTCCCGCTGCGCTACTTCGACACCGTGCAGCGCGGCGAGCTGCTCAGCCGGGTCACCAACGACGTGGACAACATCTCGCAGAGCCTGCAGCAGTCCATCAGCCAGGCGGTCACCTCGCTGCTGACCGTGCTGGGCGTGCTGGTGATGATGTTCATCCTCTCGCCCACGCTGGCGCTGATCGCGCTGATCACCGTGCCGCTGACGCTGGTGACGACGACGGTGATCGCCAAGCGCTCGCAGAAGCTGTTCGTGGCGCAGTGGAAGCACACGGGGGAGCTGAACGGGCAGATCGAGGAGACGTACACAGGGCACGCGCTGGTGAAGGTGTTCGGCCGGCAGCGGGAGGTGGAGGAGCGGTTCCGGCAGAAGAACGCGGAGCTGTATGAGGCCAGTTTCGGCGCGCAGTTCGTGTCCGGGCTGATCATGCCGGCCATGACGTTCATCGGGAACCTGGTCTATGTGGGGATCGCCGTGGTGGGCGGCCTGCAGGTGGCCGCCGGGGCGATGCAGCTCGGCGATGTGCAGGCGTTCATCCAGTACTCGCGGCAGTTCACCCAGCCGCTGGCCCAGCTGGGGTCGATGGCGAACCTGCTGCAGTCCGGGGTGGCATCGGCCGAGCGGGTGTTTGAGCTGCTGGACACCGAGGAGCAGTCGCCTGATCCTGCGCCCGGGGTGGCACCGGCGGCGACGCGGGGGCGGCTGGTGTTCGAGAACGTCTCGTTCGCCTATTCGCCGGAGAAGCCGCTGATCACGGACCTGAGTCTGGTGGCCGAGCCGGGGCAGACCGTGGCGATTGTCGGCCCGACCGGGGCGGGGAAGACCACGCTGGTGAACCTGATGATGCGCTTCTACGAGCTCGACGCCGGCCGGATCACGCTCGACGGCGTGGACGTCACCACGATGACCCGCGACGAGCTGCGCTCGCGGATGGGCATGGTGCTGCAGGACACCTGGCTGTTCGGCGGGACCATCCGGGACAACATAGTCTACGGCCGGCCTGCTGCTACTGAAGAGGAGATCCTCGAGGCCGCAAAGGCGACGTACGTGGACCGGTTCGTGCGCTCCCTGCCGGAGGGCTACGACACGGTGCTGGACGACGAGGGCTCCAATGTGTCCGCGGGGGAGAAGCAGCTGCTGACGATCGCCCGGGCGTTCCTGGCCAGGCCCTCTGTTTTGATTTTGGATGAAGCGACTTCTTCTGTGGACACACGGACCGAGGTGCTGGTGCAGAAGGCGATGAGCGCGCTGCGGTCGGACCGGACGAGCTTCGTGATCGCCCACCGCCTGTCCACCATCCGCGACGCCGACCTCATCCTGGTGATGGAGGCCGGCCAGATCGTGGAGCAGGGCACGCACGCTGAGCTGCTGGCCGCGGGCGGGGCTTACGCGGCGCTGTATGCCGCGCAGTTCGCGGCTCCTGTGGCGGAGGTTTAG
- a CDS encoding ABC transporter ATP-binding protein: MLWKLLVEFLRPQRGLLLAVVVLQLAQSIASLYLPTLNADIIDQGVAKGDTDYILRVGGVMLLVTLLQIACAIAAVYFGAKAAMAMGRDVRGAIFSQVAAFSEQEITRFGAPSLITRSTNDVQQVQQLVLVSATLMVAAPMLSVGGVIMAIRQDVQLSWLIAVSVPVLMGAVGLIITRMVPLFRLMQTRIDTVNRVLREQLTGIRVVRAFVREDVETARFGRANEDVTDTALRAGRLMALAFPTVMLVLNVSSVAVIWFGAFRIQDGSMQVGTMIAFLSYLMQILMSVMMATFMAIMIPRAAVSADRIGEVLGTESSVRPPEHPLDFSGRTGRGELEMRDVGFAYPGAEQPVLSGISFTARAGQTTALIGATGSGKTTLVNLMPRLFDATSGSVRIDGVDVRELHPDLLWGHVGLVPQRPYLFSGTVRSNLLYGKPDATEDELWQALSIAQAEDFVREMDGGLDAPISQGGTNVSGGQRQRIAIARALVKRPELYIFDDSFSSLDTATDARLRQALRQHTAGATLVIIAQRVSSIVDADQILVLDDGRIVAHGTHQELLEASETYQEIVNSQLAAEEAA, from the coding sequence ATGCTCTGGAAACTGCTCGTTGAATTCCTGCGGCCGCAGCGCGGGCTGCTGCTCGCCGTCGTCGTCCTCCAGCTGGCGCAGTCCATCGCCTCGCTGTACCTGCCCACCCTGAACGCGGACATCATCGACCAGGGCGTGGCCAAGGGGGACACGGACTACATCCTGCGAGTCGGCGGGGTGATGCTGCTGGTGACCCTGCTGCAGATCGCCTGCGCCATCGCCGCCGTGTACTTCGGGGCGAAAGCGGCGATGGCGATGGGCCGGGACGTGCGCGGGGCGATCTTCAGCCAGGTCGCGGCCTTTTCCGAACAGGAGATCACCCGCTTCGGCGCACCGAGCCTGATCACCCGGTCCACCAACGACGTCCAGCAGGTCCAGCAATTGGTGCTGGTCTCCGCCACCCTGATGGTGGCCGCGCCCATGCTCAGTGTCGGCGGGGTGATCATGGCGATCCGGCAGGACGTGCAGCTCTCCTGGCTGATCGCGGTCAGTGTCCCGGTGCTGATGGGGGCGGTGGGGCTGATCATCACCCGGATGGTCCCGCTGTTCCGGCTCATGCAGACCCGGATCGACACCGTGAACCGGGTGCTCCGCGAACAGCTCACCGGCATCCGCGTGGTCCGCGCCTTCGTCCGCGAGGATGTAGAGACCGCCCGCTTCGGCCGGGCCAACGAGGACGTCACGGACACCGCCCTGCGCGCCGGCCGGCTGATGGCGCTCGCGTTCCCCACCGTCATGCTGGTGCTGAACGTCTCGTCCGTGGCCGTGATCTGGTTCGGCGCGTTCCGGATCCAGGACGGCTCCATGCAGGTGGGCACCATGATCGCGTTCCTGAGCTACCTCATGCAGATCCTGATGTCCGTCATGATGGCCACGTTCATGGCGATCATGATCCCGCGCGCGGCGGTCTCCGCGGACCGGATCGGCGAGGTGCTGGGGACCGAGTCCAGCGTCCGGCCGCCGGAACACCCGCTGGACTTTTCCGGCCGCACCGGCCGCGGCGAGCTGGAAATGCGCGACGTCGGGTTCGCCTACCCGGGTGCCGAGCAGCCGGTCCTGTCCGGGATCAGCTTCACCGCCCGGGCGGGGCAGACGACGGCGCTCATCGGCGCCACCGGCTCCGGCAAGACCACCCTGGTGAACCTGATGCCGAGGCTCTTCGACGCCACCTCCGGCTCGGTCCGGATCGACGGCGTGGACGTCCGGGAGCTGCACCCGGACCTGCTCTGGGGGCACGTCGGGCTGGTCCCGCAGCGGCCCTACCTGTTCTCCGGCACGGTGCGCAGCAACCTGCTCTACGGCAAGCCGGACGCCACCGAGGACGAACTCTGGCAGGCGCTGTCCATTGCGCAGGCGGAGGACTTCGTCCGGGAGATGGACGGCGGGCTGGACGCGCCGATCTCGCAGGGCGGCACCAACGTCTCCGGCGGGCAGCGGCAGCGGATCGCGATCGCCCGGGCACTGGTGAAACGGCCCGAGCTCTACATCTTTGACGATTCCTTCTCCTCGCTGGACACCGCCACGGACGCCCGGCTCCGGCAGGCGCTCCGGCAGCACACCGCCGGCGCCACCCTGGTGATCATCGCCCAGCGGGTGTCCAGCATTGTGGACGCGGACCAGATCCTGGTGCTCGACGACGGCCGGATCGTCGCGCACGGCACGCACCAGGAGCTGCTGGAGGCCTCGGAGACGTACCAGGAGATTGTGAACTCCCAGCTGGCGGCGGAGGAGGCGGCATGA
- a CDS encoding DUF808 domain-containing protein, translating to MSGGLVALLDDIAALARIAAASVDDVAAGAAKAGAKAAGVVIDDAAVTPQYVSGADPSRELPMIKKIFWGSLRNKLLIILPALLLISAFIPGVIPFILMLGGTYLCYEGAEKVWHKLRGQHEAEEDTPAVDRGPEAEAKVTKGAITTDFILSCEIMVIAMNEISAESIWARAAILVVVALAITVAVYGAVALIVKMDDIGLHLTTKDSAGSKRFGELLVKGMPAVLTTITVIGTVAMLWVGGHIMLQGAYDLGWHLPYDLVHVLEAPFAGIAVAGGFLAWLVNTLCSAVLGLAWGLLVMAVLHPLLKVLPFGKKTDGHEGGDVRAAVDGHQPAKHDADPAS from the coding sequence GTGAGCGGCGGTCTCGTCGCCCTGCTGGACGACATCGCAGCCCTGGCCCGCATCGCGGCCGCCTCGGTGGACGACGTCGCGGCCGGAGCGGCCAAGGCGGGGGCCAAGGCAGCCGGCGTCGTCATTGACGACGCCGCAGTCACCCCTCAGTACGTGTCCGGGGCGGACCCGTCCCGCGAACTGCCGATGATCAAGAAGATCTTCTGGGGCTCGCTCCGAAACAAGCTGCTGATCATCCTGCCGGCGCTGCTGCTCATCAGCGCCTTCATCCCGGGCGTCATTCCGTTCATCCTCATGCTGGGCGGCACGTACCTCTGCTACGAGGGTGCCGAGAAGGTCTGGCACAAGCTCCGCGGCCAGCACGAGGCCGAGGAAGACACGCCGGCGGTCGACCGGGGCCCGGAGGCGGAGGCCAAGGTCACCAAGGGCGCCATCACCACCGACTTCATCCTCTCCTGCGAGATCATGGTCATCGCGATGAACGAGATCTCCGCCGAGTCCATTTGGGCCCGGGCGGCCATCCTGGTTGTCGTGGCGCTCGCGATTACGGTGGCCGTGTACGGCGCCGTCGCACTCATCGTCAAGATGGACGACATCGGCCTGCACCTGACCACCAAGGACTCCGCGGGATCCAAGCGCTTCGGCGAGCTGCTCGTCAAGGGGATGCCCGCCGTGCTGACCACGATCACCGTGATCGGGACGGTCGCCATGCTGTGGGTGGGCGGCCACATCATGCTGCAGGGCGCCTACGACCTCGGCTGGCACCTGCCGTATGACCTGGTCCACGTCCTCGAGGCTCCGTTCGCCGGGATCGCGGTGGCGGGCGGCTTCCTGGCCTGGCTCGTGAACACCCTGTGCTCCGCCGTCCTCGGACTCGCCTGGGGCCTCCTCGTGATGGCCGTCCTGCACCCGCTGCTCAAAGTGCTGCCGTTCGGCAAGAAGACGGACGGGCATGAAGGGGGCGACGTCCGCGCCGCCGTCGACGGCCATCAGCCGGCGAAACACGACGCCGATCCCGCCTCCTAA
- a CDS encoding 2-hydroxyacid dehydrogenase encodes MPRKITVSLPDPTLREYLQPHPDVTVLEWDLTGEPPRPRIEIVVPPYMGGMEVLRNLEAVDTALVQSQSIGYDGVTEWLPAGRVFANAASVHETSTAEMTLALILASQRELPRLLQNQQEGRWETRPTASLADRRVLIVGYGGVGKAIEDRLLPFETTVTRVASRERSDPRGHVHGIAELHTLLPEHDIVIVGVPLSDATRHLVDDAFLAAMPDGALVVNVARGPVADTDALLRHTSSGRIRAALDVTDPEPLPQDHPLWRTPGVIISPHVGGASSAMRPRMGKLIQRQIELMLAGEPPVNVVLGP; translated from the coding sequence ATGCCGAGGAAAATTACTGTCAGCCTGCCGGACCCGACCCTGCGGGAGTACCTCCAGCCCCACCCGGACGTCACCGTCCTGGAATGGGACCTGACCGGGGAACCGCCCCGGCCGCGGATCGAGATCGTGGTCCCGCCGTACATGGGCGGCATGGAGGTCCTGCGCAACCTGGAAGCGGTGGACACCGCTCTCGTGCAGAGCCAGTCGATCGGATACGACGGCGTCACGGAATGGCTGCCTGCGGGCAGGGTGTTCGCCAACGCCGCCAGCGTCCACGAAACCTCCACCGCCGAAATGACCCTGGCGCTGATCCTGGCCAGCCAGCGCGAGCTCCCGCGGCTGCTGCAGAACCAGCAGGAGGGCCGCTGGGAGACCCGGCCTACCGCCAGCCTCGCGGACCGGCGTGTGCTGATCGTCGGCTACGGGGGCGTCGGCAAGGCCATCGAGGACCGCCTGCTGCCCTTCGAAACCACCGTGACCCGGGTGGCCAGCAGGGAACGGTCGGACCCGCGCGGCCACGTCCACGGCATCGCGGAGCTGCACACCCTGCTGCCGGAACACGACATCGTGATCGTGGGCGTTCCGCTCAGCGACGCGACCCGCCACCTCGTCGACGATGCCTTCCTGGCGGCCATGCCCGACGGCGCGCTGGTCGTCAACGTCGCCCGCGGACCGGTCGCGGACACCGACGCCCTTCTCCGGCACACCAGCTCCGGACGGATCCGCGCCGCCCTGGACGTCACCGATCCCGAGCCGCTGCCGCAGGACCACCCGCTGTGGCGGACCCCCGGCGTCATCATCAGCCCGCACGTGGGCGGGGCCAGCTCGGCGATGCGCCCGCGGATGGGAAAGCTCATCCAGCGGCAGATCGAGCTGATGCTGGCGGGCGAACCGCCGGTGAACGTGGTGCTCGGCCCATAA
- a CDS encoding serine hydrolase — protein MNTSGPSRPAARSLTAGAKLLLVWAATALVLLGAVSVAVVRTGPTPGTDFLDSPQGPWQEQSAAAQETQAPETQAPRAAVDLDTEIQRILAENSGYRIGVALADTRDGEQRSYGDGSEFVAASTAKIITAAAYYHLVETGEKSLDVPLGSFDAAFQVKSMVNASSNDAWLLLMQDIGYPKLIEYAASIGISYDPEQNLLTPAEMTDLLKQLSTGKLLNAEHTEELLGYMQQTNNERLIPAAVGPDITVRHKYGELEGYVHDAALLSSGERSYALTIYSWGEDGESEERLAMIHGLTEVVTRALLEK, from the coding sequence ATGAACACCTCGGGACCATCCCGTCCGGCCGCCCGTTCCCTCACCGCCGGGGCCAAGCTGCTCCTGGTCTGGGCGGCCACGGCCCTTGTGCTGCTGGGCGCGGTCTCCGTCGCCGTCGTCCGCACCGGGCCGACCCCCGGGACGGACTTCCTCGACAGCCCGCAGGGCCCGTGGCAGGAGCAGTCCGCAGCGGCCCAGGAAACGCAGGCCCCGGAGACGCAGGCCCCGCGGGCCGCCGTCGACCTCGACACCGAGATCCAGCGGATCCTGGCGGAAAACTCCGGCTACCGGATCGGCGTCGCGCTGGCGGACACCCGCGACGGGGAACAGCGCAGCTACGGCGACGGGTCCGAGTTCGTGGCCGCCAGCACCGCCAAGATCATCACCGCGGCGGCCTACTACCATCTGGTGGAAACCGGCGAGAAGTCGCTGGACGTGCCCCTGGGGAGCTTCGACGCCGCTTTCCAGGTCAAGTCGATGGTCAACGCGAGCAGCAACGACGCCTGGCTGCTGCTGATGCAGGACATCGGCTACCCCAAGCTGATCGAATACGCCGCGTCCATCGGGATCAGCTACGACCCCGAGCAGAACCTGCTGACGCCGGCCGAGATGACGGACCTGCTGAAGCAGCTCTCCACCGGGAAACTGCTCAATGCCGAGCACACCGAGGAGCTGCTCGGCTACATGCAGCAGACCAACAACGAACGGCTCATCCCCGCCGCCGTCGGCCCGGACATCACGGTCCGGCACAAGTACGGCGAGCTGGAGGGCTATGTCCACGACGCGGCCCTCCTGTCCTCCGGCGAGCGCTCGTACGCGCTGACTATCTACTCCTGGGGCGAGGACGGCGAGAGCGAGGAACGCCTGGCCATGATTCACGGACTGACAGAGGTTGTCACGAGGGCGCTGCTGGAGAAGTGA
- a CDS encoding alpha/beta fold hydrolase, whose amino-acid sequence MAYIKVGTENSTDVELHYEDHGTGQPVVLIHGYPLDGSSWEKQTTALLGAGYRVITYDRRGFGQSSKPSDGYDYDTFAADLDTLLTTLDLNDAVLVGFSMGTGEVGRYLGTYGSARVAKAVFLASLEPYVLQAEDNPGGVPQAVFDGLMEAVTADRYAFFTEFFQNFYNSDTFLGTPRLSEEVMRAGWNLAASAGPTASAAAQPAWLTDFRADIPKIDVPALIVHGTADRILPIDVTGRQFTKALPSAEYVEIEGAPHGMLWTHAAEVNEALLGFLAKPQV is encoded by the coding sequence ATGGCTTACATCAAGGTTGGAACCGAGAACAGCACCGACGTCGAGCTCCACTACGAGGACCACGGGACCGGGCAGCCGGTGGTCCTGATCCACGGCTACCCCCTGGACGGATCCTCCTGGGAGAAGCAGACCACGGCCCTGCTCGGCGCCGGCTATCGCGTCATCACCTACGACCGCCGCGGCTTCGGCCAGTCCAGCAAGCCCAGCGACGGCTATGACTACGACACTTTCGCCGCGGACCTGGACACCCTGCTCACCACTCTGGACCTGAACGACGCCGTGCTGGTGGGCTTCTCGATGGGAACCGGCGAGGTGGGCCGCTACCTCGGCACCTACGGTTCGGCCCGGGTGGCGAAGGCTGTGTTCCTCGCCTCGCTGGAACCCTACGTCCTGCAGGCCGAGGACAACCCCGGCGGCGTCCCGCAGGCCGTGTTCGACGGGCTGATGGAGGCTGTGACGGCCGACCGCTATGCCTTCTTCACCGAGTTCTTCCAGAACTTCTACAACAGCGATACCTTCCTCGGCACGCCCCGGCTCAGCGAGGAGGTCATGCGGGCGGGCTGGAACCTCGCCGCCTCGGCCGGGCCCACCGCCTCGGCCGCCGCGCAGCCCGCTTGGCTCACCGACTTCCGCGCCGACATCCCCAAGATCGACGTCCCCGCGCTGATCGTGCACGGCACCGCGGACAGAATCCTTCCGATCGACGTCACCGGCCGGCAGTTCACCAAGGCCCTGCCCAGTGCCGAGTACGTGGAGATCGAGGGCGCACCCCACGGCATGCTCTGGACCCACGCCGCCGAAGTCAACGAGGCGCTGCTGGGGTTCCTGGCGAAGCCGCAGGTTTAG
- the uraD gene encoding 2-oxo-4-hydroxy-4-carboxy-5-ureidoimidazoline decarboxylase → MDLEQFNAAGRAEAAGSLRPCLDIQRWIDELIDARPYASLNALLEAGRSAADPFTPAEIEAALARHPRIGEQAQGSSTEAGLSQSEQAGLGEADAAMAAALADGNRVYEEKFGQVFLIRAAGRSRGEVLAALHTRLTHTPEEEQAIIGQQLREIAVLRLERLMGR, encoded by the coding sequence ATGGACCTTGAACAGTTCAACGCGGCCGGCCGGGCGGAGGCAGCCGGTTCCCTGCGCCCCTGCCTGGACATCCAGCGCTGGATCGATGAGCTCATCGACGCACGGCCCTACGCCAGCCTCAACGCGCTGCTCGAGGCGGGCCGCAGCGCCGCGGACCCGTTCACCCCGGCGGAGATTGAAGCGGCGCTCGCCCGCCACCCCCGGATCGGCGAGCAGGCGCAGGGATCCAGCACCGAGGCCGGGCTGTCCCAGTCGGAACAGGCCGGACTCGGTGAAGCCGATGCGGCCATGGCGGCGGCCCTGGCGGACGGCAACCGCGTCTATGAGGAGAAGTTCGGGCAGGTGTTCCTGATCCGCGCAGCCGGCCGCAGCCGCGGGGAGGTTCTGGCCGCGCTCCACACCCGGCTGACCCACACACCGGAGGAAGAACAGGCAATCATTGGCCAGCAGCTGCGTGAAATCGCGGTGCTCCGACTCGAACGACTGATGGGCAGATGA
- the uraH gene encoding hydroxyisourate hydrolase: MSMSHVTTHVLDTGSGRPAADVPVTLHALDGGQWVQIAAGATDSDGRIRQLGPERLPSGTYRLVFDTGKYFAARGTETFFPEVILTFEVAESEGHYHVPLLLSPFAYSTYRGS, encoded by the coding sequence ATGAGCATGTCGCACGTAACCACCCATGTACTCGATACCGGCTCCGGCAGGCCGGCGGCGGACGTGCCGGTCACCCTCCATGCGCTCGACGGCGGACAGTGGGTCCAGATCGCGGCCGGCGCCACGGACTCCGACGGGCGCATCAGGCAGCTGGGTCCGGAACGGCTGCCCTCGGGCACATACCGCCTGGTCTTCGATACGGGAAAGTACTTCGCCGCCCGCGGCACCGAAACGTTCTTCCCCGAAGTCATTCTCACCTTTGAAGTGGCGGAGTCGGAGGGCCACTACCATGTGCCGCTCCTGCTGAGCCCGTTCGCCTATTCCACCTACCGGGGCAGCTGA
- the nboR gene encoding nicotine blue oxidoreductase: MGDSGAPQTTAVLLAAGAGTRLGLGPKALLPFRGRTLVEVLADVLLAGGCREVVTVLGADAAGVRAATDLSRHRVIDNPDWATGMGSSFRLGVAAAAPEDHVLIALVDQPGLSPEAVSRLLASHRPGRVTSAAYREPDGKLRRGHPLLLDSSLRAGAAEAATGDAGARVFLQAHPELIDLVDCGELSGGEDLDSPEQLHLLD; the protein is encoded by the coding sequence ATGGGCGACAGCGGAGCACCACAAACGACGGCGGTGCTGCTCGCCGCCGGCGCCGGGACGCGGCTGGGGCTCGGGCCCAAGGCGCTGCTCCCGTTCCGCGGCCGCACGCTCGTTGAAGTGCTGGCAGACGTGCTGCTCGCGGGCGGCTGCCGGGAGGTGGTGACGGTGCTCGGCGCGGACGCGGCAGGGGTCCGCGCCGCCACCGACCTCAGCCGGCACCGGGTCATCGACAACCCGGACTGGGCCACCGGGATGGGCAGCTCGTTCCGGCTGGGCGTGGCCGCGGCAGCCCCGGAGGACCACGTGCTCATCGCGCTCGTGGACCAGCCCGGCCTGAGCCCTGAAGCTGTCTCACGCTTGCTGGCATCCCACCGGCCGGGGCGCGTCACTTCTGCCGCCTACCGCGAACCCGACGGGAAGCTGCGGCGGGGGCATCCGCTGCTCCTGGATTCCAGCCTGCGCGCCGGCGCCGCGGAAGCGGCAACGGGGGACGCCGGGGCGCGGGTCTTCCTGCAGGCCCATCCGGAGCTGATCGACCTTGTGGACTGCGGCGAGCTCTCCGGCGGCGAGGACCTCGACTCCCCCGAGCAGCTGCATCTCCTCGACTAG
- a CDS encoding uracil-DNA glycosylase has protein sequence MTSSSIDRFVDRLAAVETGPGCTNFFDHTVPGNAQRRRNLSIYLREMLDRAPTVLLVGEAPGFRGMRITGVPFTNRTMLQGPANSFGLFGPGKGYVLPAEAAGVAAEPTATVMWEVLAELDFLPLLWSACPWHTHVPGRPLSNRTPTAAEAALGTPFWQALTEEFAIEAVVAVGNVAHRSLQRSGLDVPKIRHPAHGGRSGFKRGLQQLLAPP, from the coding sequence ATGACTTCATCCTCGATCGACCGCTTTGTTGACCGGCTCGCGGCCGTGGAAACGGGGCCGGGGTGCACCAACTTCTTCGATCACACCGTGCCGGGGAATGCGCAGCGGCGCCGGAACCTGTCGATCTACCTGCGGGAAATGCTGGACCGCGCCCCCACGGTGCTTCTGGTGGGGGAGGCCCCCGGTTTCAGGGGCATGAGGATCACCGGCGTTCCCTTCACCAACCGCACGATGCTCCAGGGACCCGCCAACAGCTTCGGGCTGTTCGGGCCGGGGAAGGGATACGTGCTGCCGGCGGAAGCTGCGGGAGTTGCGGCGGAGCCGACGGCCACGGTGATGTGGGAAGTGCTGGCGGAGCTGGACTTCCTTCCCCTGCTCTGGAGTGCCTGCCCCTGGCACACCCACGTGCCGGGACGGCCGCTGTCCAACCGCACTCCGACGGCAGCCGAAGCGGCGCTGGGAACCCCGTTCTGGCAGGCGCTGACTGAGGAGTTTGCAATCGAAGCGGTGGTGGCCGTGGGCAACGTGGCGCACCGAAGCCTGCAGCGCAGCGGCCTGGACGTGCCGAAAATCAGGCACCCCGCCCACGGCGGCCGGTCCGGTTTCAAACGGGGACTGCAGCAGCTGCTCGCGCCCCCGTAA